One window of Phoenix dactylifera cultivar Barhee BC4 chromosome 5, palm_55x_up_171113_PBpolish2nd_filt_p, whole genome shotgun sequence genomic DNA carries:
- the LOC120110842 gene encoding zinc finger BED domain-containing protein RICESLEEPER 2-like isoform X2, protein MQNRLMSTMDSNENMAEVSSVLRCGSSQAIEPSNTDSSKTNKRKRSEIWNHYCEERSREDLARMVILQEMPFTTVEHPAFQMFIRNLRPEFHIVSRTTLSSDCFKTYEKEKRRLEDLFKTNCGRISLTSDMWTSNQTLGYMCLTAHYITNDWKLKKHIINFKLVPSPHTGLVISDAIANCILSWNIEKRLGSITLDNLSANTVVATELQKQFRKDLLLDGKFFHVRCCAHILNLIVKDGLKVVEGAIHRIREAVKYIKSSQGRLELFMGIVKQFKMNGKKRICIDVPTRWNSTYLMLNDAIEFKDVFMRLVARDPNFDNAPTEEDWSQGIIICNFLKVFHLITEVFSQTKNPTANLYFYEIWRINMLLIEESRSSNAVVMMMALKMQEKFDKYWKECSHILAVGVVLDPRHKMNLIIYCFHTIHGNGDRASFEINKVREVLQTFYDNYAILYGTNVSLVQVDERVSTSQGGRDENRFMHGYKEFIHGVQVTQPSKSELETYLEEKDGT, encoded by the exons atGCAAAATAGGTTAATGTCTACGATGGATAGCAATGAAAATATGGCTGAAGTTTCAAGTGTACTTCGTTGTGGTAGTTCTCAAGCTATAGAGCCTTCTAATACAGATAGCTCTAAAACgaacaaaagaaagagatcGGAGATATGGAATCACTATTGTGAG GAAAGAAGTCGTGAGGACCTTGCAAGGATGGTAATTCTACAAGAGATGCCATTTACAACAGTTGAACATCCAGCCTTTCAGATGTTTATTAGGAACCTTAGACCAGAATTTCATATTGTTTCAAGGACAACATTGTCTTCTGATTGCTTTAAAACTTATGAAAAGGAAAAACGAAGACTTGAAGATTTGTTCAAGACGAACTGTGGAAGAATCAGCTTAACATCGGACATGTGGACATCAAATCAAACATTGGGATATATGTGTCTGACTGCACATTACATCACTAATGATTGGAAACTGAAAAAGCATATTATCAATTTTAAGTTGGTTCCTTCACCACACACAGGCTTAGTCATTAGTGATGCTATAGCTAACTGTATTTTATCTTGGAATATTGAGAAAAGGTTGGGTTCAATCACTCTTGATAATTTGTCAGCAAATACAGTTGTAGCAACAGAACTTCAAAAACAATTTAGAAAAGATTTACTTTTGGATGGTAAATTCTTTCATGTGCGTTGTTGTGCACATATTCTTAATTTGATTGTGAAGGATGGGTTGAAGGTAGTGGAGGGTGCTATTCATAGGATCCGTGAGgctgttaaatatataaaatcatcTCAAGGAAGGTTGGAATTGTTTATGGGAATTGTGAAACAGTTCAAGATGAATGGTAAGAAAAGGATATGCATAGATGTACCTACTCGTTGGAATTCTACATATCTCATGTTAAATGATGCTATAGAATTCAAGGATGTATTTATGCGACTTGTGGCCCGGGATCCTAATTTTGATAATGCGCCAACTGAGGAAGATTGGTCTCAAGGCATTATTATTTGTAACTTCTTAAAGGTTTTTCATCTTATAACTGAAGTTTTTTCACAAACAAAAAATCCAACTGCAAATTTGTATTTCTATGAAATTTGGAGAATCAATATGCTCTTGATTGAAGAATCTAGAAGTTCAAATGCAGTTGTGATGATGATGGCTTTaaagatgcaagaaaaattTGACAAGTATTGGAAGGAATGCTCTCACATTCTTGCTGTAGGGGTTGTTCTTGATCCAAGACATAAGATGAATCTTATTATTTATTGCTTTCACACAATCCATGGTAATGGTGATCGTGCTTCATTTGAGATCAACAAAGTGCGTGAAGTTCTTCAAACTTTTTATGATAATTATGCAATTTTATATGGCACAAATGTCTCTCTTGTTCAAGTGGATGAGAGGGTGTCTACATCCCAAGGTGGAAGAGATGAGAATCGTTTTATGCATGGCTATAAAGAATTCATCCACGGAGTACAAGTTACCCAACCATCGAAGTCAGAATTAGAGACCTATTTGGAAGAGAAG GATGGTACGTGA
- the LOC120110842 gene encoding zinc finger BED domain-containing protein RICESLEEPER 2-like isoform X1, translating to MQNRLMSTMDSNENMAEVSSVLRCGSSQAIEPSNTDSSKTNKRKRSEIWNHYCEERSREDLARMVILQEMPFTTVEHPAFQMFIRNLRPEFHIVSRTTLSSDCFKTYEKEKRRLEDLFKTNCGRISLTSDMWTSNQTLGYMCLTAHYITNDWKLKKHIINFKLVPSPHTGLVISDAIANCILSWNIEKRLGSITLDNLSANTVVATELQKQFRKDLLLDGKFFHVRCCAHILNLIVKDGLKVVEGAIHRIREAVKYIKSSQGRLELFMGIVKQFKMNGKKRICIDVPTRWNSTYLMLNDAIEFKDVFMRLVARDPNFDNAPTEEDWSQGIIICNFLKVFHLITEVFSQTKNPTANLYFYEIWRINMLLIEESRSSNAVVMMMALKMQEKFDKYWKECSHILAVGVVLDPRHKMNLIIYCFHTIHGNGDRASFEINKVREVLQTFYDNYAILYGTNVSLVQVDERVSTSQGGRDENRFMHGYKEFIHGVQVTQPSKSELETYLEEKVHPLEDQNFDILQYWKFNESKYPILSRMVRDILAIPVSTVASESAFSTAGRVLDDFRSSLSPNTVEVLICAQDWLRDSLPHLADIPPPHTKYKVEDYETVVDINTDD from the exons atGCAAAATAGGTTAATGTCTACGATGGATAGCAATGAAAATATGGCTGAAGTTTCAAGTGTACTTCGTTGTGGTAGTTCTCAAGCTATAGAGCCTTCTAATACAGATAGCTCTAAAACgaacaaaagaaagagatcGGAGATATGGAATCACTATTGTGAG GAAAGAAGTCGTGAGGACCTTGCAAGGATGGTAATTCTACAAGAGATGCCATTTACAACAGTTGAACATCCAGCCTTTCAGATGTTTATTAGGAACCTTAGACCAGAATTTCATATTGTTTCAAGGACAACATTGTCTTCTGATTGCTTTAAAACTTATGAAAAGGAAAAACGAAGACTTGAAGATTTGTTCAAGACGAACTGTGGAAGAATCAGCTTAACATCGGACATGTGGACATCAAATCAAACATTGGGATATATGTGTCTGACTGCACATTACATCACTAATGATTGGAAACTGAAAAAGCATATTATCAATTTTAAGTTGGTTCCTTCACCACACACAGGCTTAGTCATTAGTGATGCTATAGCTAACTGTATTTTATCTTGGAATATTGAGAAAAGGTTGGGTTCAATCACTCTTGATAATTTGTCAGCAAATACAGTTGTAGCAACAGAACTTCAAAAACAATTTAGAAAAGATTTACTTTTGGATGGTAAATTCTTTCATGTGCGTTGTTGTGCACATATTCTTAATTTGATTGTGAAGGATGGGTTGAAGGTAGTGGAGGGTGCTATTCATAGGATCCGTGAGgctgttaaatatataaaatcatcTCAAGGAAGGTTGGAATTGTTTATGGGAATTGTGAAACAGTTCAAGATGAATGGTAAGAAAAGGATATGCATAGATGTACCTACTCGTTGGAATTCTACATATCTCATGTTAAATGATGCTATAGAATTCAAGGATGTATTTATGCGACTTGTGGCCCGGGATCCTAATTTTGATAATGCGCCAACTGAGGAAGATTGGTCTCAAGGCATTATTATTTGTAACTTCTTAAAGGTTTTTCATCTTATAACTGAAGTTTTTTCACAAACAAAAAATCCAACTGCAAATTTGTATTTCTATGAAATTTGGAGAATCAATATGCTCTTGATTGAAGAATCTAGAAGTTCAAATGCAGTTGTGATGATGATGGCTTTaaagatgcaagaaaaattTGACAAGTATTGGAAGGAATGCTCTCACATTCTTGCTGTAGGGGTTGTTCTTGATCCAAGACATAAGATGAATCTTATTATTTATTGCTTTCACACAATCCATGGTAATGGTGATCGTGCTTCATTTGAGATCAACAAAGTGCGTGAAGTTCTTCAAACTTTTTATGATAATTATGCAATTTTATATGGCACAAATGTCTCTCTTGTTCAAGTGGATGAGAGGGTGTCTACATCCCAAGGTGGAAGAGATGAGAATCGTTTTATGCATGGCTATAAAGAATTCATCCACGGAGTACAAGTTACCCAACCATCGAAGTCAGAATTAGAGACCTATTTGGAAGAGAAG GTTCATCCattagaagatcaaaattttgacATTCTACAGTATTGGAAATTCAATGAATCAAAATATCCAATATTGTCTAGGATGGTACGTGATATCTTGGCAATTCCCGTTTCTACCGTTGCATCTGAGTCTGCCTTCAGCACTGCTGGCAGGGTTTTGGATGATTTTCGTAGCAGTCTATCTCCGAATACGGTTGAGGTATTGATATGCGCACAAGATTGGCTTCGAGATAGCTTGCCTCATCTTGCAG ATATTCCACCTCCTCATACAAAATACAAGGTTGAAGATTACGAAACTGTTGTTGATATTAATACcgatgattag
- the LOC120110933 gene encoding thioredoxin domain-containing protein PLP3A-like, whose product MEKIECVFLCFGNSVASTRFLLQDEFNIQTTQCDNCIINTHIDTKFIKLDAENAPFFVTKLAVKTLPCIILFKNGVAFDRLIGFQDLGSKDDFTMSALENLLKRKGIIDERKGGDNDEDADDDTDSYKHRNIRSSTIQDSDSD is encoded by the exons ATGGAAAAAATTGAATGT GTTTTCCTATGCTTTGGTAACTCAGTTGCCTCAACCCGCTTCTTGCTGCAAGATGAGTTCAACATACAAACGACTCAGTGCGATAACTGCATTATT AACACCCACATTGATACAAAGTTCATCAAGCTGGATGCTGAA AATGCGCCCTTCTTTGTGACAAAATTAGCAGTCAAAACTCTGCCTTGCATCATATTGTTCAA AAATGGTGTTGCCTTCGACAGGCTGATTGGGTTTCAAGATCTTGGCAGCAAAGATGATTTTACCATGAGTGCCTTGGAGAATCTTCTGAAAAGAAAAG GCATCATAGATGAAAGGAAAGGAGGTGACAATGATGAAGATGCAGACGATGATACTGACAGTTACAAACACAGGAACATCAGGTCTTCTACAATTCAGGATTCTGATTCAGACTGA
- the LOC103719657 gene encoding scarecrow-like protein 8, whose translation MASGFPGRDLRGGFGFGAGSAIQMPPLPNRSEPAGSEGGAAAAGGLLKRSLNEMERQQRLQLQHALFLRSVKQRTHLASPISPLSMVDLSSSSASSFSPDLSTLTSSSSSSSSQSASCFSSGLGGYVRRQHQKPNPPDFSFSAAPVAAVAPSCVTESENKSTTMRNRLLEELERRLLDDEDEDEVSASGCSAVTTSEWSETMQQLIAPPPPAASAVQNPLSPSPTTSSSSTASSSASCSPPSATPSRQMLSDTVAAIVDGNLEAAAANLAVLKRAANPRGDPEQRLTAMMVAALYSRIESPRSSGALHHPFPELCSAEHLAATQMLYDLSPCFKHALFAANLAILEATRDYPRIHILDFDLRQGSQYVPLIQALAERHRHRPSSRPPSIKITAVADPTSPFNSFNNGSGGLRMVGDWLAKLAERSGVGLRFSIVCRRAAELDEAALGCEPGEALAVNLAFVLSRVADESVSPANPRDELLRRVKSLGPRVVVLAEQDMNANTAPFAARFAEACGHYGALLESLEASVGRESAERARVEMCLARKAANSVAREGADRVERCEVFGKWRARMGMAGFRSLPLGPSVADPVKARLAPSLRSNPGFTVKEEAGGLCFGWLGRVLTVASAWR comes from the coding sequence ATGGCGTCTGGGTTCCCGGGGCGCGATCTCCGCGGGGGTTTCGGGTTCGGAGCCGGATCCGCGATCCAGATGCCGCCGTTGCCGAACCGATCGGAGCCCGCCGGCAGCGAAGGAGGAGCCGCGGCGGCCGGAGGTCTACTGAAGCGGTCGCTCAACGAGATGGAGAGGCAGCAGCGGTTGCAGCTTCAACACGCTCTTTTTCTCCGATCGGTGAAGCAGAGGACCCATCTCGCCTCTCCCATCTCCCCTCTCTCCATGGTCGATCTGTCGTCGTCGTCGGCGTCTTCTTTTTCCCCTGATCTCTCCACTCTCacctcgtcttcttcttcttcttcctctcagtcCGCCTCTTGTTTTTCTTCTGGTTTGGGCGGCTATGTGAGACGGCAGCACCAAAAGCCGAACCCGCCGGATTTCTCCTTCTCGGCAGCGCCGGTGGCGGCGGTGGCGCCGTCTTGTGTGACCGAGTCGGAGAACAAGTCCACCACGATGCGGAACCGGCTGCTCGAGGAGCTGGAGAGGCGGCTTCTTGACGATGAGGACGAGGACGAGGTCAGCGCGTCGGGCTGCTCCGCGGTGACCACCAGCGAGTGGAGCGAGACGATGCAACAGCTCATtgccccgccgccgccggctgCGTCGGCGGTCCAGAACCCGCTCTCCCCTTCGCCCACCACATCCTCGTCCTCCACTgcgtcctcctccgcctcctgcTCCCCTCCCTCGGCCACGCCCTCGCGGCAGATGCTCTCCGACACCGTGGCGGCGATCGTGGACGGTAATCTGGAGGCCGCGGCCGCGAATCTCGCTGTGCTGAAGCGGGCCGCGAACCCCCGCGGCGATCCCGAGCAGCGGCTCACGGCGATGATGGTGGCCGCGCTGTACTCGCGGATAGAGTCACCGCGGTCGTCCGGGGCGCTTCATCATCCGTTCCCCGAGCTGTGCAGCGCCGAGCACCTGGCGGCCACCCAGATGCTCTACGATCTCTCCCCCTGCTTCAAGCACGCCCTCTTCGCCGCCAATCTCGCCATCCTGGAGGCCACGAGGGATTACCCCAGGATCCACATCCTCGACTTCGACCTCAGGCAGGGGAGCCAGTACGTCCCCCTCATCCAGGCCCTCGCCGAGCGCCACCGCCACCGTCCCTCCTCCAGGCCCCCCTCCATCAAGATCACCGCCGTCGCCGACCCGACCTCCCCGTTTAACTCCTTCAACAACGGCAGCGGCGGGCTAAGGATGGTCGGCGACTGGCTGGCGAAGCTGGCGGAGCGGTCCGGGGTGGGGCTACGGTTCAGCATCGTGTGCCGGCGAGCGGCGGAGCTGGACGAGGCGGCGCTGGGGTGCGAACCCGGGGAGGCCCTGGCGGTGAACCTGGCGTTCGTGCTCTCCCGGGTGGCGGACGAAAGCGTCTCCCCGGCGAACCCCCGCGACGAGCTCCTCCGGCGGGTGAAGTCCCTCGGGCCGCGGGTGGTGGTGCTGGCGGAACAGGACATGAACGCCAACACGGCGCCATTCGCGGCGCGGTTCGCGGAGGCGTGCGGGCACTACGGGGCGCTGTTGGAGTCGCTGGAGGCGTCGGTGGGGCGGGAGAGCGCGGAGCGGGCGCGGGTGGAGATGTGCCTCGCCCGCAAGGCGGCCAACTCGGTGGCCCGGGAGGGCGCGGACCGGGTCGAGCGCTGCGAGGTCTTCGGCAAGTGGCGGGCGCGCATGGGGATGGCCGGCTTCCGTTCCCTCCCGCTCGGCCCGTCCGTGGCTGATCCGGTCAAGGCCCGGCTCGCGCCCTCGCTCCGGTCCAACCCCGGGTTCACCGTCAAGGAGGAGGCCGGCGGGCTGTGCTTCGGCTGGTTGGGCCGAGTCCTCACGGTGGCTTCCGCGTGGCGTTAG